A single region of the Gossypium arboreum isolate Shixiya-1 chromosome 12, ASM2569848v2, whole genome shotgun sequence genome encodes:
- the LOC108477819 gene encoding uncharacterized protein LOC108477819 has protein sequence MAKYEACIMGIREAIDRKIKVLEVYGDSALVIYQFKGEWETRDPKLINYRKLVLELIEQFDDVTFFYLPRDENQMADALATLASTIRINKQGDMKPIQMSICDAPTHCCNIGEEDERDNHSWYHDILRYVKNHEYPDQATENDKRILRRLANDYILDGEILYKKRKDQILLRCVDAVEAKKILEEVHEGVCGMQANEFTMARQIMRFGYYWSTMEGDCISYAKKCHKYQIYGDNVTA, from the coding sequence ATGGCAAAGTAcgaggcatgtatcatgggaattcGTGAGGCCATAGATCGTAAAATCAAGGTGCTAGAGGTATATGGAGACTCTGCATTGGTGATCTATCAGTTCAAAGGGGAATGGGAGACGAGAGATCCCAAACTTATCAATTATCGAAAGTTAGTTTTGGAATTAATTGAGCAGTTTGATGACGTCACTTTCTTTTATCTCCCGCgtgatgaaaatcagatggccgaTGCCCTGGCTACATTAGCTTCTACGATCAGAATAAATAAACAAGGTGATATGAAGccaattcagatgagtatttgtgATGCTCCAACTCATTGCTGCAATATAGGCGAAGAAGATGAGAGAGATAACCATTCTTGGTATCATGACATTctgcgatatgtgaagaatcaTGAATACCCCGATCAAGCCACTGAAAATGACAAGAGAATATTGAGAAGGCTCGCTAATGACTATATCTTAGATGGAGAAATCCTGTATAAAAAGAGGAAGGATCAGATACTATTAAGGTGCGTTGACGCTGTGGAAGcgaagaaaatcttggaagaagtccatgaaggtGTTTGTGGAATGCAGGCCAATGAGTTTACAATGGCTAGGCAGATCATGAGATTTGGGTACTACTGGTCTACGATGGAGGGAGATTGCATCAGTTACGCCAAGAAGTGCCATAAGTACCAAATTTATGGGGataatgtaacagcctaa